A region of Massilia sp. WG5 DNA encodes the following proteins:
- a CDS encoding TolC family protein — protein sequence MAIRFPHSAYLAAVVLFTASLAPVTPLYAQNSSGLSTSAGTLTLSQAIARALETAPGLRSAEASVGASEAAVQAARLLPNPTLSVEAENVLGTGRYARFGESETTFSVSMPLELGGKRAARTRVAQAEEATARVGVNAARVDLTLRITQAFIAAVAGERRAKAAEERRDLAAQAERVARLRVGAGKVSPIDEQRASAQRIRADVEAERAQRAAKVAQAVLARLIGATEPLVVVAPWFDDTSAQAGGEVSGASLSLAAADAQVAAANARVDAARRARIPDLTVSAGARRLKETNDTAAVLALSVPLPLFNRGNAEVARARAELTKAEADRQAVELEIAESLDAARADVANARASAASANGPELAAAREAARIARIGYAEGKFSQLDLIEAERSLSQTQEAAIDALAAFHDARARLARLVGRFDPISKD from the coding sequence ATGGCCATCCGCTTTCCACACAGTGCCTATCTCGCTGCCGTAGTGCTCTTCACGGCGTCGCTTGCGCCCGTAACGCCGTTGTACGCTCAGAATTCTTCCGGACTGAGTACATCCGCAGGCACGCTTACGTTAAGCCAAGCGATTGCCCGTGCTTTGGAAACCGCGCCTGGCCTTCGTAGCGCGGAAGCCAGCGTCGGTGCGTCCGAGGCGGCGGTACAGGCTGCCCGGTTGCTACCAAACCCGACTTTATCGGTCGAGGCCGAAAACGTACTCGGCACCGGCCGGTACGCTCGATTCGGTGAGAGCGAAACCACCTTCTCCGTCTCGATGCCCCTGGAGCTGGGTGGCAAACGCGCGGCCCGTACTCGAGTTGCGCAGGCTGAAGAAGCCACGGCGCGGGTTGGGGTAAACGCTGCCAGAGTGGATCTGACCTTACGAATTACCCAGGCATTCATCGCTGCGGTGGCAGGCGAACGCCGCGCCAAGGCCGCAGAGGAACGGCGCGACTTGGCCGCGCAGGCTGAACGCGTTGCTCGCCTGCGCGTCGGCGCCGGCAAGGTTTCCCCGATCGACGAACAGCGCGCGTCCGCCCAGCGGATCAGAGCCGACGTTGAGGCGGAACGCGCACAGCGAGCGGCAAAGGTGGCGCAAGCTGTTCTGGCACGGCTGATCGGTGCGACAGAGCCGCTGGTGGTCGTGGCGCCTTGGTTCGATGACACCAGCGCCCAGGCCGGGGGCGAAGTGTCGGGAGCGTCCTTATCTCTGGCCGCAGCCGATGCCCAGGTGGCCGCCGCCAACGCGCGAGTGGATGCCGCACGCCGTGCTCGCATTCCCGACCTGACGGTCAGCGCCGGCGCACGTCGGCTGAAGGAGACCAACGACACCGCGGCGGTGCTCGCGCTGTCGGTTCCGCTTCCGCTGTTCAACCGCGGCAATGCCGAGGTAGCCCGTGCCCGCGCCGAGCTGACAAAGGCAGAAGCCGATCGTCAAGCGGTTGAGCTGGAAATCGCCGAGAGCCTGGATGCTGCCCGCGCTGACGTCGCCAATGCCAGGGCAAGCGCCGCCTCTGCCAATGGCCCCGAGCTGGCTGCTGCACGTGAAGCTGCGCGTATTGCCCGCATCGGTTACGCCGAGGGCAAGTTCTCGCAACTCGACCTGATCGAGGCTGAGCGCTCATTATCGCAAACACAAGAAGCCGCCATCGATGCACTGGCCGCCTTCCATGATGCTCGTGCCCGCCTCGCCCGACTGGTCGGCCGCTTCGACCCCATCTCTAAGGACTGA
- a CDS encoding efflux RND transporter permease subunit, whose product MIARIVTFSVTRRWLVLFATLLAALVGAVALTRLPIDAVPDITNVQVQINTSAPALSPADVERQVTFPIETALAGIPGLESTRSLTRHGFAQVTAVFADKTDIYFARQQVAERLRSAERDLPAGVSPQIGPVATGLGDIYMWTVEFADKHEAGAKSGLQADGSYVTPEGTRLRSDIEKATYLRTVQDWIVAPQLKTTKGLAGVDVLGGYVKQYVVMPDPQRLAAAGLNLGTLAETLERNNTSSGAGVVERNGEALTVRADARVTTLEELGKIVVATRNGTPILVSQVAQVGVGHAVRFGSASEAGREVVIGTAVMRIGENSRTVAAAVDARLKEIARSLPADVVVRPVLDRTRLVDATITTVATNLAEGALLVIAVLFALLGNIRAALIAAAVIPVTMLLTSMGMLRAGVTANLMSLGALDFGLIVDGAVIIVENALRRLSEQQHQAGRVLNKAERLETVAVAAREMIRPSVYGQAIIMLVYVPLLTFQGVEGRMFMPMAVTVILALAFAFVLSLTFVPAVIALWLSKKVEERENRFVAAATTRYASSLDRALARPKLTGGVGIGAFGLALLLFTTLGQEFLPTLDEKDVLLQAWRIPGTSLDQSQSMQFAIEKTVAKLPEVKLVFSRTGTAELAADPMPPNGTDTFIILKDRSQWPNPRMPKAELVEKIEHAVASLPGQTYELTQPIQMRFNELLAGVRGDIAIKVYGDDFATMTQTAEQIAAQLRATQGAADVRVEQVAGLPLLDARLDRDAMARVGLSAQDVYGTLSAALAGQDAGVVYEGDRRFEVVVRLPDAARQDLNSLSQLPIPTPAGGFVPLGSVASLVTAKGPNQISRENGKRRVVVQANVRGRDIAGVVQEAQARIASKVRLPAGVWLEWGGQFENLERARSRLAVVVPLCFALIVALLYSAVGSWRKTAIIFTGIPLALVGGVAALWLRGLPFSITAAVGFIALSGVAVLNGLVMVSAIDDLAARMPWDRAVREGAIRRLRPVMMTALVASLGFVPMALATGAGAEVQRPLATVVIGGLVSATLLTLFVLPALCARFARPAAAHAVTEASNPAISQKE is encoded by the coding sequence ATGATCGCTCGCATCGTTACATTCTCCGTCACCCGCCGCTGGCTGGTCCTGTTTGCGACCCTGCTGGCAGCACTGGTCGGCGCGGTCGCCCTGACGCGCCTGCCGATTGACGCGGTGCCCGACATTACCAATGTCCAGGTACAGATCAACACGTCTGCGCCGGCGCTTTCGCCTGCCGATGTGGAACGGCAGGTGACCTTCCCGATCGAGACGGCACTCGCGGGAATCCCGGGACTGGAATCGACCCGCTCGCTGACGCGCCATGGCTTTGCCCAGGTGACGGCAGTGTTTGCGGACAAGACGGATATCTACTTCGCCCGGCAGCAAGTCGCAGAGCGCTTGCGATCTGCAGAGCGGGACTTGCCTGCTGGCGTATCGCCGCAAATTGGACCGGTGGCCACTGGCCTTGGAGACATCTACATGTGGACCGTTGAATTCGCGGACAAGCATGAGGCGGGAGCCAAGAGCGGTTTGCAGGCCGATGGCAGCTACGTGACGCCAGAGGGAACGCGGCTGCGCAGCGACATCGAGAAGGCGACGTATCTGCGAACGGTCCAGGACTGGATCGTGGCACCGCAGCTCAAGACAACCAAGGGCCTCGCTGGTGTCGATGTGCTGGGCGGCTATGTGAAGCAGTACGTGGTTATGCCCGATCCGCAGCGGCTCGCTGCCGCGGGCCTGAACCTGGGCACCCTGGCCGAGACACTGGAGCGCAACAATACCAGCTCGGGCGCTGGCGTCGTCGAACGTAACGGCGAGGCGTTGACGGTGCGCGCCGACGCGCGGGTAACCACGCTCGAAGAACTGGGCAAGATCGTCGTCGCCACACGCAACGGCACGCCCATCCTGGTTTCCCAGGTCGCGCAGGTCGGTGTCGGTCATGCGGTACGTTTTGGCTCTGCCTCGGAGGCTGGCCGGGAGGTCGTGATCGGAACCGCCGTGATGCGCATCGGGGAAAACAGCCGTACGGTCGCCGCTGCAGTCGATGCACGTCTCAAGGAGATCGCCCGGTCCTTGCCGGCCGACGTGGTCGTCAGGCCGGTCCTCGACCGAACGCGGCTCGTCGACGCCACAATCACGACCGTCGCGACCAACCTGGCCGAAGGTGCGCTGCTTGTCATCGCGGTGCTGTTCGCATTGCTCGGCAATATCCGCGCGGCGCTGATCGCGGCGGCAGTCATTCCGGTGACGATGCTGCTGACTTCGATGGGCATGCTGCGTGCCGGTGTGACCGCGAACCTGATGAGCCTCGGCGCGCTCGACTTCGGGCTGATCGTCGACGGCGCAGTCATTATTGTCGAGAATGCCCTGCGGCGCTTGTCCGAGCAGCAGCATCAGGCCGGCCGCGTGCTGAACAAAGCCGAGCGGCTGGAGACGGTCGCTGTCGCTGCACGTGAAATGATCCGCCCCAGCGTCTACGGCCAGGCCATCATCATGCTGGTGTACGTCCCCTTGCTGACCTTCCAGGGTGTCGAAGGCCGGATGTTCATGCCCATGGCGGTGACCGTCATCCTGGCGCTCGCGTTTGCATTCGTGCTGTCTCTGACCTTTGTACCGGCCGTCATCGCGCTATGGCTGTCCAAAAAGGTCGAAGAGCGGGAAAACCGGTTTGTGGCCGCCGCGACCACGCGCTATGCGTCCTCGCTGGACCGCGCTTTGGCCCGGCCGAAACTGACGGGGGGCGTCGGCATTGGCGCGTTTGGATTGGCCCTGCTGCTGTTCACGACCCTCGGGCAGGAATTCCTTCCGACGCTGGACGAAAAAGACGTCCTGCTGCAAGCCTGGCGTATTCCTGGCACGTCCTTGGACCAGAGCCAGTCGATGCAATTCGCCATCGAGAAGACGGTCGCGAAGCTGCCCGAGGTCAAACTGGTCTTTTCCCGGACCGGCACCGCCGAACTGGCCGCCGACCCGATGCCTCCGAACGGCACCGACACCTTCATCATCTTGAAGGATCGGTCGCAATGGCCGAACCCGCGCATGCCGAAGGCAGAGCTGGTCGAGAAGATCGAACACGCCGTCGCAAGCCTGCCGGGCCAGACTTATGAGCTGACGCAGCCCATCCAGATGCGCTTTAACGAACTGCTGGCCGGTGTCCGCGGCGACATCGCCATCAAGGTGTACGGTGACGACTTCGCGACGATGACGCAAACCGCCGAGCAGATCGCCGCCCAGCTAAGGGCGACGCAAGGTGCAGCCGATGTGCGCGTCGAACAGGTCGCCGGCCTTCCGCTTCTGGATGCAAGGCTGGACCGGGACGCCATGGCACGGGTTGGCTTGAGCGCCCAGGACGTGTATGGCACGCTGTCGGCGGCGCTCGCCGGACAGGATGCTGGCGTGGTGTATGAAGGTGACCGACGCTTCGAGGTCGTCGTAAGACTCCCGGATGCGGCCAGGCAGGACCTGAACTCGTTGAGTCAGCTGCCGATTCCGACGCCTGCGGGAGGGTTCGTCCCGCTCGGATCGGTCGCATCGCTGGTGACGGCCAAGGGACCGAACCAGATCAGCCGCGAGAACGGCAAGCGCCGCGTGGTCGTCCAGGCCAACGTGCGTGGCCGCGACATCGCTGGCGTCGTGCAAGAGGCGCAGGCCCGGATCGCATCGAAAGTGCGTCTTCCGGCAGGGGTCTGGCTGGAGTGGGGAGGGCAGTTCGAAAACCTCGAACGTGCACGCTCGCGCCTGGCGGTCGTCGTTCCGCTCTGTTTCGCACTCATCGTGGCCCTGCTGTACTCGGCGGTCGGTTCCTGGCGCAAGACGGCAATTATCTTCACAGGGATCCCGCTGGCCCTGGTTGGCGGCGTGGCCGCGCTGTGGCTGCGAGGGCTGCCATTTTCGATCACGGCTGCGGTGGGCTTCATCGCGCTGTCGGGCGTGGCGGTATTGAATGGCCTTGTGATGGTGAGCGCAATCGATGACCTTGCGGCACGTATGCCGTGGGACCGTGCGGTACGCGAGGGGGCGATAAGGCGTCTGCGCCCGGTCATGATGACTGCGCTGGTCGCGTCCCTCGGGTTCGTGCCGATGGCACTGGCCACCGGGGCAGGCGCGGAGGTCCAGCGACCGCTCGCCACGGTGGTGATCGGCGGCCTCGTTTCCGCGACCCTGCTGACCCTGTTCGTCTTGCCAGCCCTTTGTGCTCGGTTTGCCCGTCCTGCAGCTGCGCATGCGGTGACGGAAGCGTCCAACCCGGCTATTTCGCAAAAGGAATGA
- a CDS encoding cytochrome c/FTR1 family iron permease, protein MVVGSGLSLAENAPSTSQDQAKQIWQLLDYLAVDYGKAVQNGQIASADEYREMQEFAREASRQLEGLPPTSSTKALRDGTGELRTAIANKAQASVVAEQARHLADALLLAYPVQTTPTNTPDIKLGGRLYANQCAACHGISGRADGPLASQLNPPPIAFADHTRARERSVFALQQIITRGVPGTSMPSFAKLTDDDRWALAYFVSTMSYTKADRDAGAKLWAEQPALHAAVPTLGALGQSSEAGLAKHLGDDTARSLLAFLRNSPELMTASSADSLALAKAHLKQSVTALGAGNRAEASRLALSAYLDGFEPVEPALAAKNAELFHEVENLMGQFRNAAAAGQLEQARQIESKLQNRLDTANEALSGTNDPMSTFLGALTILLREGLEALLVVVAMLAFLKKANRKDALPYVHAGWITALAMGGFTWAVATYLVNVSGASREMTEGFSAIFAAVVLLAVGIWMHQKSLAGRWQAYVQQKLSAALNGKSMLMLFLLAFVTVYREVFETVLFYAALWTEENGGYLLAGLGLGIAILAGIAAILLRSSARLPISQFFAASSALVGILAVVLIGKGAAALQKVGLIPDTPVSLPRIEVLGVYPSLQPIAAQLLILVVIIASITYNLRSQPRRA, encoded by the coding sequence ATGGTCGTTGGATCTGGCCTATCGCTAGCAGAAAATGCTCCATCGACGAGCCAAGACCAAGCCAAGCAGATCTGGCAACTGCTCGACTACCTCGCGGTAGACTATGGTAAAGCTGTCCAGAATGGGCAAATCGCCAGCGCAGACGAATACCGAGAAATGCAGGAATTTGCCCGGGAAGCTTCGCGTCAACTGGAAGGCTTACCGCCGACATCGTCGACGAAAGCTTTGCGTGACGGGACTGGGGAGTTACGCACAGCCATTGCGAACAAGGCCCAGGCGAGTGTCGTCGCTGAGCAGGCGCGCCACCTTGCCGATGCTCTATTGCTTGCTTATCCGGTGCAGACGACACCGACGAACACCCCCGACATCAAACTTGGAGGGCGGCTCTACGCAAATCAATGCGCCGCTTGTCACGGCATTAGTGGTCGCGCCGATGGCCCGTTAGCGTCGCAACTGAACCCGCCTCCGATCGCATTCGCGGACCACACCCGTGCCCGCGAGCGCAGCGTCTTCGCTCTGCAGCAAATTATTACCCGCGGCGTTCCCGGTACATCAATGCCCAGTTTTGCAAAACTCACGGATGACGATCGCTGGGCACTTGCCTATTTCGTCTCGACGATGTCGTACACCAAGGCCGACCGTGACGCAGGCGCAAAGCTTTGGGCGGAACAGCCTGCATTGCATGCGGCCGTGCCAACACTTGGCGCCTTGGGCCAAAGTTCGGAAGCGGGACTGGCCAAGCACTTGGGCGATGACACGGCACGTTCCTTGTTGGCCTTTCTGCGCAATTCGCCAGAACTCATGACTGCTTCATCTGCTGATTCCTTAGCACTGGCTAAGGCACACTTGAAGCAAAGCGTTACAGCGCTTGGTGCCGGGAATCGCGCGGAGGCTTCACGGTTGGCATTGTCAGCGTACCTCGACGGCTTCGAACCTGTCGAACCTGCGCTTGCGGCGAAGAACGCAGAACTGTTTCACGAAGTCGAGAACTTGATGGGGCAGTTCCGCAATGCAGCCGCCGCCGGGCAACTGGAGCAAGCCCGTCAGATCGAGTCCAAATTGCAGAACCGACTGGATACCGCCAACGAAGCGCTCTCCGGGACCAATGATCCGATGTCGACGTTCCTCGGTGCCCTGACTATTTTGTTGCGAGAAGGCCTGGAAGCACTGCTGGTCGTAGTCGCGATGCTTGCGTTTCTCAAGAAAGCGAACCGGAAGGACGCCCTACCCTATGTGCACGCTGGCTGGATAACGGCGTTGGCCATGGGTGGATTCACCTGGGCAGTCGCAACCTATCTCGTCAATGTTAGCGGCGCCAGCCGTGAAATGACCGAAGGGTTTTCTGCAATTTTCGCTGCGGTCGTGCTGCTGGCAGTTGGTATCTGGATGCACCAGAAGAGTCTCGCGGGACGGTGGCAAGCCTATGTCCAGCAAAAGCTGTCAGCAGCATTGAACGGAAAATCGATGCTGATGCTATTTTTGCTTGCGTTTGTAACGGTCTATCGCGAGGTTTTCGAAACAGTTCTCTTCTATGCAGCTTTGTGGACGGAGGAAAACGGAGGCTACCTGCTGGCCGGCCTGGGGTTGGGCATTGCCATTTTGGCCGGCATCGCCGCAATCCTGCTGCGTAGTTCAGCCCGGCTCCCAATCAGTCAATTCTTTGCTGCTAGTTCGGCACTTGTCGGCATCCTTGCGGTTGTGTTGATCGGCAAAGGTGCCGCAGCACTGCAAAAGGTCGGCCTGATTCCGGATACGCCGGTATCGCTGCCACGCATCGAGGTACTGGGGGTCTACCCGTCACTGCAGCCTATCGCTGCGCAACTACTCATCCTGGTGGTCATCATTGCCAGCATCACCTACAACCTGAGGTCACAGCCACGCCGTGCTTAA
- the cueR gene encoding Cu(I)-responsive transcriptional regulator, whose product MNIGQAAEASGVTAKMIRYYESIDLISAASRTGSGYRQYTDKDVQTLRFIKRSRDLGFSIERIKTLLSLWQDRGRHSADVKQLAQGYIAELEDDIRKLQSIRDQLRHVANNCHGDERPDCPILDDLACKHMSA is encoded by the coding sequence ATGAATATCGGGCAGGCTGCGGAGGCGTCGGGGGTGACCGCGAAGATGATTCGGTACTACGAGAGTATCGACCTGATCTCCGCCGCGAGTAGGACCGGCTCCGGTTATCGGCAATACACGGACAAGGACGTGCAAACGCTCCGGTTCATCAAACGCTCGCGGGACCTCGGGTTTTCGATAGAGCGAATTAAAACGTTGCTGAGCCTGTGGCAGGACCGCGGCAGGCATAGTGCGGACGTGAAGCAGCTGGCGCAGGGATATATTGCCGAGTTGGAGGACGACATCCGGAAGCTGCAGTCGATCCGGGACCAGTTACGGCACGTCGCCAACAATTGCCATGGCGACGAGCGACCGGATTGCCCGATTCTCGATGATCTGGCTTGCAAGCACATGTCTGCGTGA
- a CDS encoding efflux RND transporter periplasmic adaptor subunit translates to MPTFYRPLIYASLLCLTACSKTPEAPRERAEPRAQAERPSGQKKPEKAEAAGKDEAAEKGEQAEKGEAGEKRESDVVRLSNAQIAASNIEVAPVRQIFADSIEVPATIEASPSRAEVVAVSVGGRITALHRNLGEPVQRGDVLAVIESGDAAQLKADLEAARRERDLARTTLQREERLYREKVSAEQDYIAAKAAAADGQARLRLAEQRLAAVGGSGSGPLNRLVVRSPIKGYVIARQAALGNVVGPNTELFRVADLSEVSVELALSPDDASRVQVGAPVDVVTSTRNGTGRIAFVSRVIDATTRQVQALATLPNPQGVWRVGETVRASVVMKHASGKAALAVPQNAVQTIEDKPSVFVRTNEGFAVKHVVLGPANGNYVTVLSGLAGEERVAVANSYVLKAELGKGEGAGDDD, encoded by the coding sequence ATGCCCACGTTTTACCGTCCCCTGATTTACGCCAGCCTGCTATGCCTGACCGCTTGCTCAAAGACGCCTGAGGCACCTCGGGAGCGCGCCGAGCCGCGTGCGCAAGCGGAACGCCCGAGCGGGCAGAAAAAGCCGGAGAAAGCCGAAGCGGCCGGCAAGGACGAGGCGGCAGAAAAAGGCGAACAGGCCGAGAAAGGCGAGGCGGGTGAGAAACGCGAGTCTGACGTCGTGCGCCTGTCCAATGCGCAGATCGCCGCATCTAACATCGAGGTCGCACCGGTACGCCAGATCTTCGCCGATTCGATCGAGGTGCCGGCGACGATTGAAGCCAGCCCGTCTCGTGCCGAGGTGGTGGCGGTGTCGGTCGGCGGACGGATCACGGCGCTGCACCGGAATCTCGGGGAGCCGGTGCAACGTGGCGACGTGCTCGCGGTCATTGAAAGCGGAGACGCGGCCCAGCTCAAGGCAGACCTGGAAGCGGCAAGACGGGAACGCGACCTGGCGCGAACAACCCTGCAGCGTGAAGAGCGCCTGTACCGCGAGAAGGTATCGGCGGAGCAGGACTATATCGCCGCCAAGGCTGCGGCTGCCGATGGGCAGGCGCGCTTGCGCCTTGCTGAGCAGCGCCTGGCGGCTGTGGGAGGCAGCGGCAGCGGACCGTTGAACCGCCTGGTCGTGCGCTCGCCCATCAAAGGTTACGTGATCGCTCGCCAGGCTGCGCTTGGCAATGTGGTTGGCCCGAATACCGAACTCTTCCGGGTTGCCGACCTGTCCGAAGTGTCGGTCGAGCTGGCCTTGTCTCCCGACGATGCAAGTCGTGTCCAGGTAGGTGCGCCGGTCGATGTCGTGACTTCCACGCGTAATGGCACCGGGCGCATTGCTTTTGTCTCGCGGGTGATCGATGCCACGACCCGGCAGGTACAAGCCCTGGCGACATTACCAAACCCGCAGGGCGTCTGGCGTGTCGGCGAGACGGTACGTGCGTCGGTGGTAATGAAACATGCGAGCGGTAAAGCTGCGCTTGCCGTACCGCAGAATGCAGTCCAGACGATCGAGGACAAGCCTTCGGTCTTCGTGCGCACGAACGAAGGTTTCGCCGTCAAGCATGTCGTGCTCGGTCCTGCCAACGGCAACTACGTCACGGTCCTGTCCGGGCTGGCCGGGGAGGAGCGTGTCGCCGTGGCTAACAGCTATGTGTTGAAGGCGGAGCTGGGCAAGGGTGAAGGTGCCGGCGATGACGATTGA
- a CDS encoding transposase — protein MARERRVFSEEFKREAVKLVGQPGASKAAIARDLGIGANLLGRWCRDANVDVEVAVGHEKVSAQEYERMRRELAKVKTERDILKNRPTRSPVALMNRNFRGVHWMHAETVTERFLEA, from the coding sequence ATGGCACGTGAAAGACGAGTATTTTCAGAAGAGTTCAAGCGCGAAGCAGTCAAGTTGGTAGGCCAGCCTGGTGCGAGCAAGGCGGCAATAGCCCGTGACCTTGGCATCGGCGCCAACTTGCTGGGACGGTGGTGCCGAGATGCTAACGTTGATGTAGAGGTCGCAGTCGGGCACGAGAAGGTATCGGCTCAAGAATACGAGCGTATGCGGCGCGAGCTGGCGAAGGTCAAGACGGAGCGCGACATATTAAAAAACCGCCCCACACGGTCGCCCGTGGCCCTCATGAATAGAAACTTCAGAGGCGTACACTGGATGCACGCAGAGACCGTGACCGAACGCTTTTTGGAGGCATAG
- a CDS encoding IS110 family transposase, whose product MSDERSRSKPSGLPIIHPFAAGIDIGSRFHVAAVSPDLCDEPVQTFQAFTSDLERMANWLVATGTKTVVMESTGVYWVAAYEVLESHGLEVILANAREARAVPGRKSDVNDAQWLQRLHACGLLRASFRPGRDIAELRAYLRAREKHTDYAAAHIQHMQKALTFMNIQLHHVIATITGVTGMRIIRAIVAGERNPDALAAMRDVRCKESLETIRSALVGNYQPEHVFALKQALALYDFYQQCIDECDAEIERTVAGLNIGKPIPDAPLPKAKHRSKLPSDPKFDARAALYQLTGTDLTQIHGVGPFLALRFIGECGTDMSRWRTAKHFTSWLTLSPGCKISGGKVLSAQTRKTSSRLTVAIRLAAVTVGRSNTALGAFYRRLAGRIGTAKAVTATARKIAVLFYNAMRYGMDYRDPGADHYEQQYRDRVIKQLHRRAAQFGFALQQQESTANG is encoded by the coding sequence ATGTCCGATGAGCGCTCACGATCCAAGCCCAGCGGGCTGCCGATCATTCATCCCTTCGCGGCCGGTATCGATATCGGTTCACGATTCCACGTCGCCGCCGTCAGCCCGGATCTGTGCGATGAGCCGGTCCAGACATTCCAGGCTTTCACCAGCGATCTGGAACGCATGGCCAACTGGCTAGTCGCAACCGGAACGAAAACGGTTGTGATGGAATCGACCGGCGTGTATTGGGTTGCGGCCTATGAGGTACTTGAGTCGCATGGGCTGGAAGTTATCTTGGCCAACGCCCGCGAAGCGCGTGCCGTCCCTGGCCGAAAGAGCGACGTCAACGATGCCCAGTGGTTGCAGCGTCTCCATGCCTGCGGACTGCTGCGTGCCAGCTTCCGTCCCGGCCGCGATATCGCGGAATTGCGTGCTTACCTTCGCGCGCGCGAAAAGCACACCGACTATGCCGCCGCGCATATCCAGCACATGCAGAAGGCGCTGACCTTCATGAACATCCAGCTCCATCACGTCATTGCCACGATTACCGGCGTCACAGGCATGAGGATCATCCGTGCCATTGTCGCGGGCGAGCGTAATCCCGATGCGTTGGCTGCGATGCGCGATGTGCGCTGCAAGGAAAGCCTGGAAACCATCCGCAGTGCCCTAGTTGGAAATTACCAGCCCGAGCACGTGTTCGCGCTGAAGCAGGCGCTTGCCCTCTACGATTTCTACCAGCAGTGCATCGACGAATGCGACGCTGAAATTGAACGCACCGTGGCTGGTCTGAATATCGGAAAACCAATACCGGATGCGCCACTGCCCAAGGCCAAGCACCGCAGCAAATTGCCGAGCGATCCAAAGTTTGACGCGCGGGCCGCCTTGTACCAGCTTACTGGCACTGACCTGACACAAATCCACGGTGTCGGCCCATTTTTGGCACTACGCTTCATTGGCGAATGCGGCACGGACATGAGCCGATGGCGCACCGCGAAACACTTCACCTCATGGCTGACACTGTCACCCGGCTGTAAAATCAGCGGCGGCAAGGTGCTGTCGGCGCAAACGCGTAAGACCAGCAGCCGGCTCACCGTTGCGATTCGGCTGGCAGCTGTGACCGTCGGGCGCAGCAACACCGCACTCGGCGCATTCTACCGACGCCTCGCGGGACGCATTGGCACGGCCAAAGCGGTGACAGCTACCGCCCGCAAAATTGCGGTCCTGTTTTATAACGCGATGCGATATGGGATGGATTACCGGGACCCGGGAGCGGACCACTACGAACAGCAGTATCGTGACCGCGTCATCAAGCAGCTGCATCGTCGTGCCGCGCAGTTCGGCTTTGCTCTGCAACAGCAGGAATCGACAGCCAACGGGTGA
- a CDS encoding heavy-metal-associated domain-containing protein yields MYELQVEGMSCGGCVRSVTKSVQTVDGNAKVEVDLASKTVRVDSQASLDEVRSAIADAGYPVSASVAI; encoded by the coding sequence ATGTACGAGCTTCAAGTCGAAGGGATGAGCTGCGGCGGTTGCGTTCGGAGCGTGACGAAATCCGTGCAAACGGTAGATGGCAACGCCAAGGTCGAAGTCGACCTTGCAAGTAAAACTGTACGTGTCGACAGCCAAGCGAGTCTCGACGAGGTGAGGTCGGCAATTGCAGATGCTGGTTATCCCGTCAGCGCAAGTGTAGCCATCTAA